The nucleotide window AACCAAATCTGACCAAATAGTTCAGGAAGAGGGGaaaagaggaaaatgaaatatcaCTGCACTGATTGGATCCGAGCAAATGGTTTTGGACAAACCTGGTACAGGGATCTCTTTCTGGAGCAATAATCCTTTCACCAGAAGTGTCCCTGGTATCTGCTGGAAGACCTATAGATACAACCAGGCATTAGACAGCATCATGCTAAATAATAAGGAGATAACAAGCCACCCTATGAATAACGAGGCATTAGTTCGAAAGGCAAATCACtataataagaaaattacaGAAACACAGAGACGCATGTCATTCAGTTTGTCAGAGGGACAATTTGCAGATTTCAATATATCCTGGTCGGTCCCATTCTGTGTTTGGGTCTTCAGGATAGAATTACATTGCTCAGCTGACAAAGTTACCTAGAAGAAAGCATTTAGATTCAggaaaaaacatgtaattggTGCAGTAATAATCAGAGAGAAGAACAAATGGAGCGTACATCAACTTTAAATGAGGCAGAGTCTAATTTAGAAGATGCACCCATATTGCGGAAGTAGGATTCCACTGATTGCAATACATCGAAGGCACTCTGATGGCGCTGCAGACCCTAAACAAACATGGAGATCAATAAGAAATCTTGGACCCACCAGCAATGGAGTAATTAACAGAACTAGTCCAACCAGTTCGTGCCAAAACTAGTTAGTCTGCCAAAGGAACACATGACCTCATATGTATGGTAGAAGTTCAAAACCTTGGTGAATGTATAATGTGTCAACAATCAATTTATAATGTAGAAGGATAACAATGCCAACACAAGTGACGGAAGACTTTTTTTCTGCGTTCAGGTGGGGGAAGGGGGAGAGCAGAGCACATAGCTTGTTTTAATTTGAAGTTGGCAAATAAAAAAGATCACTTGAAGTTGATTTAGTATTTTGAAGGTTTTACTAAAGAAGAACTAGTTCCACATCTACAATAGTCAAAACCTTCAAAATACCAACTCAACCCCCATAACTTAGTATGCTTGTGCACAAAATTTGAGTTGAAGTTGGCAAATTAAAAAAGATCACTTGAAGTTGGAAAGCCGTTTGTTGGAGTTGAATTGTGTTTGGGCATTTAGGCATGAACATCACttgcaaaaaaaattcagaaatagCTGAAGCTTTGAAAAACTTCACTTGAAATACACCTTAAACCAACTGTTtcaacttgaaaaaatatttcaatttaaaaaatccaaaacTTCAATTTGCAAATAATTATACTTGCAAGTGAAGTCATGGGCCACATGGCCAGATAGACCCTTAAAGACTTCAAGCAGGTTGCATCGAACTCAGCAACATCTCTAACAAAAGACACAAAACTTGCACATGAAAGGAGGGACAGTATCAGGTGAAAGGAAATTACTCGGGTCCTGGAACATAAAGTCCACTGCTAATTTTCACTGACAAACTTATGATATTTGAGCTCTGTTTCATCAGAATAATCAATTTCCCCGTGATAGCCCAGATGACCAAATAAAAGGCTAGTAAATATCAGACCTCAAGCATGAATGACATGTTATTCTTTTCAGCCACTTGAGATGGTACAATCTTCTTGGAAGCAGGGAGAAATGACCAGGCAATGCCCCATCGGCATGTTTGGCCTTGCACaaattcagttgtctttactaTTGTTGCTCCAACCTCCCAAAGCTTTGATATCAGTACCTTTAGGTTAGTTTTTCTTCCAACCATTGAGGTGTACCACCTGGCAAACATGGGTTCAGGAAATATAAGGACTCTTCACAATTGAGCCTTCATGATAAACTTCTGTAACACATAATGCAATAAACCAGATTCTAAGAATGATTCCATACCGAAATGATTGCCTTAGTTGAACACTATCCTCAATAATGCGAGTGATAAAAGCACTCTCTCCCCCGGGACAAACCATCTCCTGCACAGTCCCACCACAAGAAGTCTTTGGATTTAATCCAGCTTCCTCTATCGTCTCAAAAAATGGAGGGTTGCACATACAAAAGTCAAATTTCTCCCCATCCTTGACTACACCAACAAGTATAGGTGGTCCACCATAACCTTTCCCTATACCTGAGTGCATTTGGAGATGAGCAGGAGGTGAAGGCCCAATGACAACAGCCTTCCCATTGTCAAAGTCTGCGTCTGTACATTGGCCATATTCTCCTGGTTCATCATTCAACTCCTCACTGGAAGATGCTGGGTTTTCCAGGTTAACTCTTCTGATCTCAATTAATTCAGAAATATGAGGATTGCTTTTGACATTTTTCTCTGCCCACTCCAAAGCTACATCAGTAAAATCTGTATAAAGCAAAATCTGAAGGAATCAATGTTTTGCAAATATGTAGCACAGTTCTATTAGCAGAACACCAGCAACGATGCAAGTTAAGGGAGAAAATTACAAATTAGAGGGGGCTACCAGAGCCAACAAACTTCCAACCCAGAAGAGATGCACCAAGAAGAGGGTAAATGCAATTGGTCCCAGTTCCTATATCAAAACCTTTAGCAGTGTCTCTGTCAGCTTGAACTTTAGGAATGATGTCCGATGACAAAAGATCTTCAATCCAATGAATATAATTTGATCTGTTGGGGACTGTGGGGCAGAGCTGTCCATTGGGAATCCACCTACATGAAGAACATGTTCAGGCATATGCGGATGGGAGAATGACATCATTTAGAATGTAAGGGATCTCTACAGACAAACATACACCTGCATCTAAGCTGCATGCCTGCATCTATATTCTGCTTGTCACTTAACACAGACAAGAAAGGgtttctcctttttcctttttacctttttttggGAACATTATGTTAACTGTTTATACACCAAACTGTAGGTAGGTTCTATCCCAAGCTTAGATTGTATCACAGCTCCAATGCAGCTTGGAAGCACAGAGCCACTAGTAATTAAGTAATATATTCAGGTTCCTCTAGCTTAAAACtcattcataaaaatatttatctgataaacatttatttcatttttcatttatggTTTAACATCTCCTATGGACTTTTAGcaatcaaaagattaaaaaattacatataaaaagCCAAGGGTTCTGGTTCCATCATTGGCAGGTGGACAGcagttcttctttttcttttccatttttggGGGGTAACTAAGAAATCTGCTTTTTACGGCTTCGAAATCAGAGATAACAGATCCATTCCATTGCCCTTCTCCACTTAACAATATGGGACTTGGTTCACCGGCAAGTAGGTGGACAACACTCTAAAGCAAATAACTTTACTTCAATTCCCCAGGCCACCATAGAATGAAAGTGACATGCAAGGTGAAGTTAAAAGAAGAAACAGCTTAGAACTGTAAAGGGAAAAACTATTATGAAggtaaagtgaaaaaaaaaacaacttagAACTATAGAGGAAAAAACTACCTTAACTTAGAAATACTCAGATTGCTAACACTTTAAACAATAAACTTAGCAGCAACAGAGTGACCAAAATCTTGAAATTTATTAGTATTCCTTTATTCCTCATGTATGACAGCATCAACCCAAAATGTTTGAGACTAAACAATTAGTAGTACTGTTAAATACCCCTTTCACAAACTTGAAGAATATAAGTTTAACTtcacaattcaaatttaaataccATTACTAATGGAGTACTATTTAGCACCACTTACACAAACTTGAATAATAAAGTATAACTTAACTTCGCTATTCAAATTTCAATGTTGATATGATGCTTCATCTATTAAACCTGTATTCaagatttaatattttctttcacCGGAAAAAACCTAACATGTTAAATTAACATCTTAAAACTCCGAAACCAATCAAATTGTGCATGTAAAATCAAACCTCTCATACAAGATGGTACCTAGGATACTATATAGTGAAGCAAACACCTTTTTTCCAGAAAGGGGAAATGGGGTATGTAACAGGAATaataaaggaaagaaaagaaagctaATTGATTGCCAATCCACTGAATAGTAAACTTAGAAGTAACACAGTTAGTTGAGGATCAAGAATCtttaaaaatctttaaaaagaaacAGAAAAGTAGCGTACGGTTTAGATGCTCTGtattcaagaaaatataaaactcgGATACCCTTTTTACTTAACAATAAcctggaaaaagaaaaagataaaatgggggtttaccaaTTGAGGCCATGATCATGGTGGAGCAAGACTCTGGTGAGTTCACGTGTGGCATTGAAATCGGTCCAATCAATTCTTGGTCGACCATCTCCAGAATAGAAAACGTAAGGTGCAAAGGTAGAGTATTTAGAGGCCAATAAGGAGAAATCTGGCGGGTTATCAGAGTACTTGTTACGAGGATGGGTAGTGgctctctctcctctcttcctCTTCTTGCTCCCCATTGCTACCAAAACTCAAAATCCCCCCTTCTCTGCGaatatttattgttttgatttttgaataattGATGAAAGCCGGGTCGGGTGTTGTTATGGGCCAGCTACAGCCTAAGCCGGGTGATTCTTATAAGAATTATTTACcgaaatttcataaattcaattacaaaaaaatgaatttttcattgttttcgAATTAATTTCTTGATTGTATGATACATTACAAATGATATGTTACAGGGGATAGGGACGTGTCCAAGAaaagatttttgtaaattttttaaatgtcagaaaattttagagattatgaaatcttaaattgtgtatttatgtaattttttcaaataatattatatactttttaaattggAAATGTTTAGTtgttcaaaaattataattaactttgattatgaataaattaaaactaaagcAATTCAAAGTATAAAATTTAGGTATAAAATGTTGTGTAAGCTTTACCATGTTTGGTAGCATCTTTTTGTCAAAGTATAAAATTCAACACACGTAATACTATGTTTggttagaaaattaaaaagccacataactaatacatgtttAAGTTATGAGTcaatctatgtattattttatgcagggTAAAAGACGGAATAAACTATacctaaataaaaattatttatcctGACGAAATAATAGAGCCACAAATTTATTGTTGTGATAAAATTTCttagcaaataattattattttaccaCGAGTTGAAAGTTGTTGTAGCTATACTTATCTAGTGTAATTAGAGGTGTTAAGTGTTTGATGTGATTCATGCTacttataaatttcaattataatttcaataaatagatgattatatctaattaattttgattaacTAATTATACCAAACTTAAAAATCTTGATCAAGTACTTCTAGATTGTTATTTGATTCAAACTTGTTTCCTCATTATAACATCTTTATCGGTCTAGTGTAATTAGATTTGTTAATCATTcgattcaattcaattttacaagtttatttgtaaatttcaaatataatataaacaaataggtgactatataaaatcaaaattgacCAACTAATTATATTGAACTTAATCATAACTTTATTGAAACTTCATCTTGATTAAATGCTTCTAAACTTGGTAGTTGACGTAAACTTATTTCATTagaatatatcttttttatcGATATAGTGTAATTGAATGTGTTAATCGTTCGATCCAATTTACAAACCTATTTGTAAATTTCAACTACAGTTTCAATAAAATAGGTGAttgtatattattaattttgatttactAGTTATATCAAACTTAAATATGATTTCACCAAATCTCACTAAAACTTCATTTTGATCAAGTGCTTCCAAAATTGTCATTTGACTCAAACTTGTTTCAGTAGAATAATATGTTTATATTATCTTTATATGTCTAATGTATATGCAAGTGTTAACCGTTcgattcaattcaattttatagacatttataaattttaaaaataatttcaattaaaaGATGTTTAAatctaaataattttgattaacTAATTTTGTCAAACTTAAAAATAGCTTTATTGAGTCTTATTGAAGCTTCATCTTGATTAAATGCTTTCGAAGTTATTATTTGACTCAAACTTGTTTCATCGGAATTATATCTTTATCGATCTTGTATAATTAGAGGTGTTAATGGTCcaaaacaatttaattttgtaatcctatttgtaaaatttaataaataggTCATTATATTTACTTAAATTTCTTtaacttaaagtaaattatatatatatatatatatatatatatatatatatataggtaaaaaagaaatttgagtttcttagttacaaatgattattattattaggtaatttattattattattattattaggttATTTCTTTGTTGTGTTTCTTAGTTACAAATGATTtgcacataaaaaaaaagtaattgaaaCGTAGGCCAATTGGCCGCCATTTCCCTTCCCCATTTACACCAAAACCCCNccccccccccccccccccccaaaaaaaaaaaacattaaaaatgcAAAAACACAATTCCccccaaaatatttaaatttaaattagataacTTACCTTCCCCAAATTAAAACCCAgatccttttttccttttccccaTTCCTTTCCTATCATCCCCTCCCCCTTCCTTATCTCACTAtcttgattaataaaaaaaaattatgtaatgttttgttgattaacttttattttttttatggttttattCAAGGTATGTTCGTCTCTTtatattttaggatttttgaatttttcttacacttatttgatttaaattttttggatttAGGTTTATTGCAGCAATTTTACAAATACTGTGTTACGAgtgattttgaagattttaaagGTCAAATAATGTTGGGAGGATCCATAAGCTATTGATTGCAATAACAAAGCGACGTCAAAATATTGGGATGAAGATTCTTTTAAGAAGTTTTAAAGGATTCTATGTTTGTTTACTCCTCTTTTGTTGCTTCACATGTTTTTTCTTGTTCTATTCTGTT belongs to Solanum stenotomum isolate F172 chromosome 1, ASM1918654v1, whole genome shotgun sequence and includes:
- the LOC125861597 gene encoding uncharacterized protein LOC125861597 isoform X2, which codes for MGSKKRKRGERATTHPRNKYSDNPPDFSLLASKYSTFAPYVFYSGDGRPRIDWTDFNATRELTRVLLHHDHGLNWWIPNGQLCPTVPNRSNYIHWIEDLLSSDIIPKVQADRDTAKGFDIGTGTNCIYPLLGASLLGWKFVGSDFTDVALEWAEKNVKSNPHISELIEIRRVNLENPASSSEELNDEPGEYGQCTDADFDNGKAVVIGPSPPAHLQMHSGIGKGYGGPPILVGVVKDGEKFDFCMCNPPFFETIEEAGLNPKTSCGGTVQEMVCPGGESAFITRIIEDSVQLRQSFRWYTSMVGRKTNLKVLISKLWEVGATIVKTTEFVQGQTCRWGIAWSFLPASKKIVPSQVAEKNNMSFMLEGLQRHQSAFDVLQSVESYFRNMGASSKLDSASFKVDVTLSAEQCNSILKTQTQNGTDQDILKSANCPSDKLNDMRLCVSVFQQIPGTLLVKGLLLQKEIPVPGVFSVIFQQLQEVLKSKFSKGIR
- the LOC125861597 gene encoding uncharacterized protein LOC125861597 isoform X5, which produces MGSKKRKRGERATTHPRNKYSDNPPDFSLLASKYSTFAPYVFYSGDGRPRIDWTDFNATRELTRVLLHHDHGLNWWIPNGQLCPTVPNRSNYIHWIEDLLSSDIIPKVQADRDTAKGFDIGTGTNCIYPLLGASLLGWKFVGSDFTDVALEWAEKNVKSNPHISELIEIRRVNLENPASSSEELNDEPGEYGQCTDADFDNGKAVVIGPSPPAHLQMHSGIGKGYGGPPILVGVVKDGEKFDFCMCNPPFFETIEEAGLNPKTSCGGTVQEMVCPGGESAFITRIIEDSVQLRQSFRWYTSMVGRKTNLKVLISKLWEVGATIVKTTEFVQGQTCRWGIAWSFLPASKKIVPSQVAEKNNMSFMLEGLQRHQSAFDVLQSVESYFRNMGASSKLDSASFKVDVFQQIPGTLLVKGLLLQKEIPVPGVFSVIFQQLQEVLKSKFSKGIR
- the LOC125861597 gene encoding uncharacterized protein LOC125861597 isoform X3 — its product is MGSKKRKRGERATTHPRNKYSDNPPDFSLLASKYSTFAPYVFYSGDGRPRIDWTDFNATRELTRVLLHHDHGLNWWIPNGQLCPTVPNRSNYIHWIEDLLSSDIIPKVQADRDTAKGFDIGTGTNCIYPLLGASLLGWKFVGSDFTDVALEWAEKNVKSNPHISELIEIRRVNLENPASSSEELNDEPGEYGQCTDADFDNGKAVVIGPSPPAHLQMHSGIGKGYGGPPILVGVVKDGEKFDFCMCNPPFFETIEEAGLNPKTSCGGTVQEMVCPGGESAFITRIIEDSVQLRQSFRWYTSMVGRKTNLKVLISKLWEVGATIVKTTEFVQGQTCRWGIAWSFLPASKKIVPSQVAEKNNMSFMLEGLQRHQSAFDVLQSVESYFRNMGASSKLDSASFKVDVTLSAEQCNSILKTQTQNGTDQDILKSANCPSDKLNDMRLCVSVFQQIPGTLLVKGLLLQKEIPVPGVFSVIFQQLQEVLKSKFSKGIR